CCCTGACGGTCTATCCGGCGCAGACGACAGTGTTTCTGGATACGTTCGACACCAACAGCGCCGTGCTGTGGCGGGTCAACAGGAGTTCCACCGACACGCGGGCGGTGTTCAACTACGACTACTCGGCGATGGGCCTGCCGTCGGCGCCGCGGTCCACTGGCGGCACCACGCGCGGCTTGCGCCTGGAAGCGAACCTGACGGCGGGGGCGAAGGCAGCCGTGTCGCTGTCCCCATTGAACCGGAGTTTTGCGGGCGACTACCGGCTGCGCTTTGATGTGTGGATGAATGCGAATGGGCCGTTTCCCGAGGGCGGAGCCGGCTCGACACAACACGCCACGGCCGGCCTTGGCACGGCGGGCAACCGCGTGCAATGGGCCGGCGCCGGCGCCACGGCCGACGGATACTGGTTTGCGGTGGACGGCGAGGGCCAGGCGGGCAATACCTCCAGCACGGGGGGTGATTTCTGCGCCTTCGCCGGCACCTCCCTCCAAGGCACAAACACCGGAGTTTATGCGGCGGGCACCGATCCGGCTGCGAAGGACGAGGTCCACCCCTACCACGTCGCGGCATTTCCAGGCGGGGCAACCGCGCCGGCCTGGCAGCGGAGCAACTATACGCAGCAGACCGGTGCGCTGGCCGACGGCACCATTGGCTTTGCGTGGCGCGAAGTAATCGTGGCAAGGCGGGGCAACGCGGTGGATTGGTCCATTGACGGGATTCGGCTGGCTACCATCATCAACGCGACCCTTACGGCGAGCAACGTGTTTGTGGGCTACTGGGATATGTTCACGTCGCTGACGGATAATACCAACCTGAGCTTTGCGGTGGTGGACAATGTGCGGGTGGAGGTGCCTATCACCGTGCCGGTGATCACGGCCCAACCGCAGGGCCGGACGGTACTTGCCGGGGAGAGTGTGGCGCTGACGGTTGGCGCAGCGGGACCGGCTCCGTTGAGTTACCAGTGGCGGTGCCACGGCACGAATCTGCCCGGCGCCACCAGCTCGAGTCTGGCTTGGAGCAGCGTGACCACTAACCAGTCCGGCCCCTACACCGTGGAGGTGATGAACGGCTATGGCGCCGTGACCAGCCAACCGGCAATGCTGATGGTCCAACCGGCCTTTGCGGCGGGCGGTTGGTCACGGGCATGGAGCCTGGCGCCCGGCACGCGACCCTACTTGACGGTCAACGCCCTTCCGTATGAGCGCGGCATGGCCTATAACCCGGTGACACGCCGGCTATCGCTGGTCAGCCGCAGCGGGCCCCATGTGTATGTGCTGGATGGAGACACGGGGGCAGATGTGGGTGAACTGAGCGTGAGCGGAGTTGCCGGCGGCACCTACACGCTGCTGCTGGTTGGCGTGGCGGACGATGGGGTGGTCTATGCGGCCAACCTGACCACCGCGGGCACCACCACGCCTTTCACACTCTACCGCTGGGCCAGTGACACACCCGGCACGGTGCCGACGGTGGCTTACTCGGGTGATCCCGGCGCCGGCAACAACCAGCGATGGGGGGACACGCTCGATGTGCGCGGCGCGGGCGCCAACACGCAGGTCATACTTGCTTCGCGCAGCGGCAATGCGGTTGCGGTTCTGACCACGGCGAACGGCCTGGATTTCACTTCCAGGCTCATCTCGGTGGCGGACGCGCCGGCGGGCGCGTTTGGCCTGGGGCTGGCTTTCGGGGCGGGCAACACCTTCTGGGGCAAAGCCACCTCGCAGAACTTGCGGCAGGTCTCCTTCAATTTGGCGGCGGGAACCGGGACAACCATCCGCAATCACGGCAGTCCTGGCTTTCCGGGGACTGTGGCGCCCATTGGGGTGAGCTCCGCGCTGAACCTGCTTGCGGGCATCAATGTGGGCACGACCGGCAACAACCTGCGCCTCTACAACCTCACGTTCACCGGCGGCACACCCGTGTTCCTGACCGCGACCAACTTCGCGTCCGACAATGACAATACCGGCAGCGGGACCGGCGCGGTGGACTTCGGCGCCGACCGCGTCTATGCGCTGGGCGGCAACAACGGCTTGGTGGCGCTGCAAATCCTGCCAGTGGCCGCGCCCCCGGCTGAACCGGGCCGTTTCGAGGCCATCGGGCGCTCCCCTGACGGCACCGTGCGGCTGGACATGTGCGGCACGGCGCACACCAACTACATCCTTGAATGGACCGGGGACTGGCGGACGTGGTCGAATCTGTGCACGTTGTCTGGCACCAATGGCCTGTTCTGGTGGGTGGATCCCTGCGCCGGCAACCCCGGCCACCGCTTCTACCGCCTGCGGCTGGCGCCGTAGGAACTTGCACGCAGAGGTTGTCGGCTGCCGCTTGCTTGGGGCGTGTGGGTGGCAGGTGCAGGGCGGTGGACAAAGTAGGGCAGGCGTCCTCGCCTGCCAGTGTTGGCGGCGTCCCGCCGCCAAATCTCTGGAATCTCCGGGCGGGCCGCCCGGCGAACTGGCAGGCGAGGACGCCGGCCCTACACTTTGTCACTGGCCCTGGCGCGAGGTGTGGTTTGGCGCTTTTCGAGATTGACTTGCACCAGGTAGTTTGCTAAACAGGTAAAATGATGGAATCAATGAGTGTCCACATGTTTCAAGGAGCCGCGGCGGATCGGAGGCAAAGTGACAGCGGGTGGCGCAGGGTGGTCTTGAGGGCTGCGGTTTGTCTGCCCTTGGTCGCTGCGGTTCTTGGTTTCGGGTTTGCCGCACAGGGGGCAACCACTTCGGCGGTGTATGGGATTGTCACCAATCCGGGTCAGGATTGCTCTACGCAGATGAACGTCGGTTGGCACGCCGACATCGCCCAGACCAGCTGTTACCTCACTTACACCAAGACGTCCGATACCGCCTGGGCGCACGCGGTGAATGTGCCGGGCACCTACCAGTATTGCGACATCTTCGACGGCGTCTATTCCAAGACCGCGAGCAACCAGGACTTCTATGAGAGCGCAATTTTCCTGGATTATGGCGTGAATCTGACCGGCCTGGAACCGGGCACGAACTACATGTACAAAGTCTGCACGGGCGGCGGCGCCTGCAGCACGATCCGTTACTTCAAGACCGCCGGACCCGGCGAGTTCAGCTTCATTTGGATCAGCGATTTCCACGCTTACACGCCCATTCCCGGCCGTCTGAGCGACGCCATCCGGGCGATCAATGCCGCGGCGGCCATTGACCCCGGCGTGGATTTCATCTTCTCGACCGGCGACACCATTGCCTGGGGCGGCAGTTACTCGTTCTGGACGAACATGTATGCGCAGGACTTCATCAAGAACTACATGTTCGCCAACCTGCTGGGCAACCATGATTACATGACGCGGAGTTCGACCTACAGCTCGGATTACTTCAAAGTGGTGAACCATTTGCCGCTCAACGGTTACGCCGGCCAGGAGGGCGTCTGCTACTGGTTCATCTACAACAACGTCTTGTTCATCACATTCAACAACGAGGTAATGAGCGGCAACAGTGCTGCCGAGGCCGCGGCCAAGGCCTGGGCGGGCGGGGTCATCCAAAGCCTGGCGGGGCAGTATGAGTATATCTTCCTGGCGGAACATTATCAGTGGTTCTACGCGCAGGACGGCCGGACGAGTTGGTATGCCAACTGGAAGGGCTTCTGCGATCAGTATGGAGTGGACCTGGCTCTCTCGGGCAACAACCACATCTATATGCGGAGCTATCCGCTGTACAACGACGTGGTCGTGCCCAACGGGCAGGGCACGGTGTACATGGAGGCGCCCTCCTCGGACGGCGAACGCGGCGTCGAGGCCGGCACGCTCACCAGTAACACCGATAAGATCGCCTACACCTATTCCAGTCATACCATTTCCGGCGGCACATCGGTCAAAACCATCGGCTGTGTGCTGGTCAAGGTTAATGCCCAGGGCATCAGCACCAAACTGGTCTATCTGGACGACGACCTCGTGGCCCATGTGGCGGATGAGTACCCCGCCAGCCCGGCGCCGACACTTTCCATGGCCGGGCTGAGCCGGGTGGTGGATGAGGGCAGCCCGGTGTCCCTGAGCGTTTCGGCCAGCGGCACGACACCGCTCACCTACCGGTGGAAGTTTAACGGGAACTACGTCGCGGGCGCGACGACGAGCCAATTGAGCTTCGCTGCCGCGCAACTGACCAACGCCGGCAACTACCTCTGCGTAGTCACCAATGCCAGCGGCAGCGTCACCAGTCGGGTCATGTCACTCACGGTCTATCCCGCGCAGACGATTGCGTTCCTGGACACGTTCGACACCAACAGCTCAGCCCTCTGGCAGCTCAGCAAGAGTTCGACCGACACGCGGGTCACGTTCAACTACGACTACTCCGCCATCGGCATCCCCGCCGCGCCGCATTCGACGGGCGGGACAACCCGCGGGCTGCGTCTGGAGGCAAACATGACGGCGGGAGCAACGGCCGCGTTGTCCCTTTCCCCCATCAACCGAACCTTCGCGGGCGACTATCGGCTTCGCTTTGACCTGTGGATGAATGCCAACGGGCCTTTCCCCGCTGGGGGCAGCGGCTCTTCGCAGCACGCCACCGCCGGGATTGGCACCGTGGGCAACCGCGTGCA
This genomic window from Candidatus Paceibacterota bacterium contains:
- a CDS encoding immunoglobulin domain-containing protein codes for the protein MKTTLFTVATALLLPGAAFAWSGDTWAPISRDTIKAIADQMIDSTWTPNNTLANWQYGSTSHTYTKGVTYTGVAYTQANPQDNWSDFYNFVTTTAGGSVNYGNDCSGFVSICWKLPGRKTTYYFEKELGTYWISLGETNTAATAPLVMGDALNSKSDHIVLFLNRETSGVRTMEQTPNNAQRKVRSYSFLDSYRPIRRLQITEAPLLATDGLSRVADMGNTVTFRVTASGTAPLTYRWKFNGNYVAGATTNQLTLSAAQLTNAGNYVCVVTNIFGSVTSRTMSLTVYPAQTTVFLDTFDTNSAVLWRVNRSSTDTRAVFNYDYSAMGLPSAPRSTGGTTRGLRLEANLTAGAKAAVSLSPLNRSFAGDYRLRFDVWMNANGPFPEGGAGSTQHATAGLGTAGNRVQWAGAGATADGYWFAVDGEGQAGNTSSTGGDFCAFAGTSLQGTNTGVYAAGTDPAAKDEVHPYHVAAFPGGATAPAWQRSNYTQQTGALADGTIGFAWREVIVARRGNAVDWSIDGIRLATIINATLTASNVFVGYWDMFTSLTDNTNLSFAVVDNVRVEVPITVPVITAQPQGRTVLAGESVALTVGAAGPAPLSYQWRCHGTNLPGATSSSLAWSSVTTNQSGPYTVEVMNGYGAVTSQPAMLMVQPAFAAGGWSRAWSLAPGTRPYLTVNALPYERGMAYNPVTRRLSLVSRSGPHVYVLDGDTGADVGELSVSGVAGGTYTLLLVGVADDGVVYAANLTTAGTTTPFTLYRWASDTPGTVPTVAYSGDPGAGNNQRWGDTLDVRGAGANTQVILASRSGNAVAVLTTANGLDFTSRLISVADAPAGAFGLGLAFGAGNTFWGKATSQNLRQVSFNLAAGTGTTIRNHGSPGFPGTVAPIGVSSALNLLAGINVGTTGNNLRLYNLTFTGGTPVFLTATNFASDNDNTGSGTGAVDFGADRVYALGGNNGLVALQILPVAAPPAEPGRFEAIGRSPDGTVRLDMCGTAHTNYILEWTGDWRTWSNLCTLSGTNGLFWWVDPCAGNPGHRFYRLRLAP
- a CDS encoding immunoglobulin domain-containing protein produces the protein MFQGAAADRRQSDSGWRRVVLRAAVCLPLVAAVLGFGFAAQGATTSAVYGIVTNPGQDCSTQMNVGWHADIAQTSCYLTYTKTSDTAWAHAVNVPGTYQYCDIFDGVYSKTASNQDFYESAIFLDYGVNLTGLEPGTNYMYKVCTGGGACSTIRYFKTAGPGEFSFIWISDFHAYTPIPGRLSDAIRAINAAAAIDPGVDFIFSTGDTIAWGGSYSFWTNMYAQDFIKNYMFANLLGNHDYMTRSSTYSSDYFKVVNHLPLNGYAGQEGVCYWFIYNNVLFITFNNEVMSGNSAAEAAAKAWAGGVIQSLAGQYEYIFLAEHYQWFYAQDGRTSWYANWKGFCDQYGVDLALSGNNHIYMRSYPLYNDVVVPNGQGTVYMEAPSSDGERGVEAGTLTSNTDKIAYTYSSHTISGGTSVKTIGCVLVKVNAQGISTKLVYLDDDLVAHVADEYPASPAPTLSMAGLSRVVDEGSPVSLSVSASGTTPLTYRWKFNGNYVAGATTSQLSFAAAQLTNAGNYLCVVTNASGSVTSRVMSLTVYPAQTIAFLDTFDTNSSALWQLSKSSTDTRVTFNYDYSAIGIPAAPHSTGGTTRGLRLEANMTAGATAALSLSPINRTFAGDYRLRFDLWMNANGPFPAGGSGSSQHATAGIGTVGNRVHWTGSGSTADGYWFAVDGEGQAGDSSDNSGDFCAYAGTSMQGATTGVYTAGTESNAKGSSHPYHVEAFPGGTVAPAWQQSNYPQQSGTLADGAIGFGWREVIVARRGNVVEWAIDGIRLAAFTNAVFAASNVFVGYWDMFTSLTDNTNLSFGVLDNVRVEVPVTVPVITVQPQGRTIIAGESVALTVGAVGPSPLSYQWRCHGTNLPGATSASLVWSGVTTNQTGSYTVVVANSYGAVTSEVATLTVNPPFPAGGWSRLWSLAPGERPYLTTTALPDERGMAYNPLTRHLLLVKRTSTAVHVLDADTGADLWTLNTTGVTGGYSSSYYLLMVGAADDGAVYAGNLTTGGTSTAFKLYRWANDNSNTVPTVAYSGDPGAGNNQRWGDTMDVRGAGTNTQVIVASRNGNVVAVLSTANGTTFTSKLVTVADAPTGAFGLGLAFGAGNTFWGKATSQNLRQVSFDLAAGSGTTMRSHANPDFPGSVAPIGVSPQLNLLAGINVGVSGNNLRLYNLTPASGTPVFITSTNFATDNDNTGSGTGSVDFGGDRVYALGANNGLVALRVLPAQPGWFNSISQLPDNSVQLGMGGSPNVNYVLQWTGDWGGWSNLCTLSGTNGLFWWVDPSAANTPQRFYRLLLTP